The genomic segment AGTGATTCCGGAGGCGAGCCGCTGCGGTTAAAGCGTCTGGAAGGCAAATGTGCCGTCATTACCGGTGCGGCCGGCGGCATCGCCATGGCTGCAGCGGTTTCGTTTGCCCGGGAAGGGGCTGCCGTTGTGGTGACCGATATCGATCCCAAGGGCGTCCAAAAGACGGCTGACAGCGTTAACGCAGCAGGGGGCCGCGTGCGGGCCGTTACCGCGGATGTGACCTCGCGCCCGGATGTTGAAAAGTTGTTTTCGGTCGCGGTTGAATTGATGGGGGGTGTCGACATCCTGGTGACGTGTGCCGGCGGATACCATGCCTACGCCAACTTTGAAGACATCAAGGAAGATGACTGGGACCGTGTCATCGCCCTGAACCTCAAGAGTGTTTATCTGTCTTGCCACGCGGCGATTCCTTTCATGAAAAAAAAAGGCTGGGGCCGCATCATCAACCTGGGCTCCCTGGCCGGGCGCAGTACCAGCGTCGGCTCGTCGCCGGCACATTATGCTGCGGCCAAAGCAGGGGTCTCCATGTTGACCCAGTATATCGCCAAGGATGTGGCGCCTTATCATATCACCGCAAATACCATTGCGCCTGGTACGACCCTGACGGACCGCGTCCAAAAACTCTTGACGCCGGAAAAACGGAAAAAATTTACGAAAATGTGTCCGCTGGGCTATCTGGCGCAGCCGAAAGATATCGCCGATGTGATTACGTTTTTTGCCAGCGAGGAGAGCCGCTATATTACGGGCGCAACCATTGACGTGAATGGGGGGCGGTTGATGCTGGTTTAGCACTCTTTTAACCTACTTTGGAAATC from the Desulfobacterales bacterium genome contains:
- a CDS encoding SDR family NAD(P)-dependent oxidoreductase; amino-acid sequence: MPVTQKSDSGGEPLRLKRLEGKCAVITGAAGGIAMAAAVSFAREGAAVVVTDIDPKGVQKTADSVNAAGGRVRAVTADVTSRPDVEKLFSVAVELMGGVDILVTCAGGYHAYANFEDIKEDDWDRVIALNLKSVYLSCHAAIPFMKKKGWGRIINLGSLAGRSTSVGSSPAHYAAAKAGVSMLTQYIAKDVAPYHITANTIAPGTTLTDRVQKLLTPEKRKKFTKMCPLGYLAQPKDIADVITFFASEESRYITGATIDVNGGRLMLV